In a genomic window of Staphylococcus taiwanensis:
- a CDS encoding penicillin-binding protein produces the protein MTENKGPSQSKKDQNGKSKSKKNKSVKRTIIKIIGFLIIAFIVLVLLGILLFAYYAWKAPAFNESKLQDPKPAEIYDKNGDLVKKLDNGARREHVELKDVPKNMKYAVLATEDNRFYEHGAIDYKRLFGAVGKNLTGGFGAQGASTLTQQVVKRAFLTEQKSIGRKAQEAYLSYRLEQEYSKDEIFQMYLNKIYYSDGVYGVKAAAKYYFNKDLKDLNLAEEAYLAGLPQVPNLYNIYDNPKQAESRKDTVLYLMHYHHRISDKEYKAAKKINLEANLVKRSTKERQIGTDNSDSEYDSYVNFVKSELMNNKHFKNKNMSDVLQSGIKIYTNMDKNVQKTLQDRIDNGNYYKNDDQRVGSTILDSKTGGLVAISGGRNYKDVVDNNAATDAHLTGSSLKPFLAYGPAIENMQWATNHALQDESSYSIDGGTFQNYDGSGHGTVSAYDALRQSFNIPALKTWQQVNSDAGKNAVKNFASKVGLDYQSDLGPSDVLGGGASEFSPTQLASAFATIANGGTYNNAHSIQKVVTADDDTIEFDHTSHKAMKDYTAYMLAEMLTGTFKAYGSAYGHGVSGVTMGAKTGTSTYGTEVNQQYNLPDNAAKDVWINGFTPKYTMSIWMGFSEIKEGGTNSFLGHSEQEYPQYLYEDVMSDISSSNDGDFKKPDSVNGSSADDLSVSGHPDNNTTNRKVYGSSGSSDSSSSSSSNSSSSNSSDSSSNSSNSSNSTTTNNSTTSNGNTTGSTATQGANSVGSKLSSLFHLNSIFNFDKAS, from the coding sequence ATGACGGAAAATAAAGGACCTTCTCAGTCTAAAAAAGATCAAAATGGGAAGTCCAAATCAAAAAAGAATAAGAGTGTAAAAAGAACGATTATCAAGATTATAGGCTTTTTAATTATTGCCTTTATCGTTTTAGTTCTACTCGGCATTTTATTATTTGCGTATTATGCTTGGAAAGCACCAGCATTTAACGAATCTAAATTGCAAGATCCAAAACCTGCTGAAATTTATGATAAAAACGGGGACTTGGTCAAAAAATTAGATAACGGCGCAAGAAGAGAACATGTTGAATTAAAAGATGTTCCAAAAAATATGAAATATGCCGTTTTAGCAACTGAAGATAACCGATTCTATGAACATGGTGCAATAGACTATAAACGTCTATTTGGAGCAGTTGGTAAAAACTTGACTGGCGGATTTGGTGCACAAGGTGCTTCTACTTTAACTCAACAAGTAGTTAAACGTGCATTCTTAACTGAACAAAAATCAATTGGCCGTAAAGCTCAAGAAGCTTACCTTTCATACCGTCTAGAACAAGAATACAGTAAAGATGAAATCTTCCAAATGTATTTGAATAAAATTTATTATTCTGATGGTGTTTACGGTGTTAAAGCTGCTGCTAAATACTACTTCAACAAAGATTTAAAAGATTTAAATTTAGCTGAAGAAGCATACTTAGCAGGTTTACCTCAGGTTCCTAACCTTTATAATATCTACGATAATCCTAAACAAGCTGAAAGTCGTAAAGATACGGTATTATATTTAATGCACTATCACCATAGAATTTCTGATAAAGAATACAAAGCAGCTAAGAAAATTAATCTAGAAGCTAACCTAGTTAAACGTTCAACTAAAGAACGTCAAATTGGTACAGATAATTCTGATTCAGAGTATGATTCTTATGTAAACTTCGTTAAGTCTGAATTAATGAACAACAAACACTTCAAGAATAAAAACATGAGCGATGTTTTACAAAGCGGAATCAAAATTTACACTAACATGGACAAAAATGTTCAGAAGACTTTACAAGATCGCATTGATAATGGTAATTACTACAAAAATGATGACCAACGAGTTGGTTCAACTATTCTTGATAGTAAAACAGGTGGCCTAGTTGCAATTTCTGGTGGCCGTAACTATAAAGATGTTGTTGATAACAATGCAGCAACAGATGCGCACTTAACTGGTTCATCATTAAAACCATTCTTAGCGTATGGTCCAGCTATTGAAAATATGCAATGGGCAACGAACCATGCACTTCAAGATGAATCAAGTTATTCAATCGATGGCGGTACTTTCCAAAACTATGACGGTAGTGGTCATGGTACAGTATCTGCATATGATGCATTAAGACAAAGTTTTAACATTCCGGCATTAAAAACTTGGCAACAAGTTAATTCAGATGCAGGTAAAAATGCAGTTAAAAACTTTGCCTCTAAAGTTGGATTGGATTACCAAAGTGATTTAGGTCCTTCTGATGTACTTGGTGGCGGTGCATCTGAGTTCTCACCTACTCAATTAGCTTCAGCGTTTGCTACAATTGCTAATGGTGGTACTTATAACAATGCACACTCAATTCAAAAAGTAGTCACAGCTGATGACGATACAATTGAATTTGATCACACAAGTCATAAAGCAATGAAAGATTATACTGCTTACATGTTAGCTGAAATGTTAACTGGTACATTCAAAGCATACGGTTCAGCTTATGGACATGGCGTATCAGGCGTTACAATGGGTGCTAAAACTGGTACAAGTACTTATGGTACTGAAGTTAACCAACAATATAACCTACCTGATAATGCTGCGAAAGACGTATGGATTAATGGTTTCACTCCTAAATATACAATGTCTATATGGATGGGCTTCAGTGAAATTAAAGAAGGTGGAACTAACTCATTCTTAGGTCACTCTGAACAAGAATATCCTCAATATTTATATGAAGATGTTATGTCAGATATTTCTTCAAGTAATGATGGTGACTTCAAAAAACCAGACTCTGTTAACGGTTCTAGTGCTGATGATTTATCAGTTAGTGGACATCCTGATAATAATACTACTAACCGAAAAGTATATGGTAGCAGTGGTTCAAGTGATAGTAGTTCAAGTAGCTCAAGTAATTCAAGCTCATCAAATAGCTCTGATAGCTCAAGCAATAGTAGTAATTCTAGTAATAGTACAACTACTAATAACTCAACTACTTCAAATGGTAATACTACTGGTTCAACAGCGACACAAGGCGCTAACTCAGTGGGTAGTAAATTATCAAGTCTATTCCATTTAAATAGTATCTTTAACTTTGATAAAGCATCATAA
- a CDS encoding DnaD domain-containing protein, whose protein sequence is MDKFQLKTRPVVIRRELFDHYNDLGLSEKDLVILIKLIYASETSNKQPSIDYLSKGSEMEPREITSIIQNLIQRDLLELQVKKDEEGKFTEYMNLDSFYDKLSMMLTQEQSENKKTQSQLNFKDLFQYIEQLFARPLSPYEIETLNQWIDVDQHDFSLIRAALDEAYSHDKLSFKYVDRILLNWKKNNVTTTEESKKIREKFNKPTMTHTVKHVPKFDWLNGETLDDK, encoded by the coding sequence TTGGATAAATTTCAACTTAAAACACGCCCGGTCGTTATAAGACGTGAACTGTTTGATCATTATAATGATTTAGGACTGTCCGAGAAAGATTTAGTCATTTTAATTAAATTGATATACGCCTCTGAAACATCGAATAAACAACCATCCATAGACTACTTAAGTAAAGGTTCAGAGATGGAACCTCGAGAGATTACTTCCATTATTCAAAATTTAATCCAGAGAGATTTATTAGAACTTCAAGTTAAAAAGGATGAAGAAGGTAAATTTACTGAATATATGAATTTAGATAGTTTTTATGACAAACTGAGTATGATGCTAACTCAAGAGCAATCTGAAAATAAAAAAACGCAATCACAACTCAACTTTAAAGATTTATTCCAATATATTGAACAACTATTTGCTCGACCTTTATCACCATATGAAATAGAAACATTAAACCAATGGATTGATGTTGATCAACATGATTTCTCACTCATAAGAGCTGCCTTAGACGAGGCGTATAGTCATGATAAATTAAGTTTTAAATACGTTGATCGTATATTATTAAATTGGAAAAAGAATAATGTGACTACAACTGAAGAATCTAAAAAAATTAGAGAAAAATTTAATAAACCAACAATGACGCATACTGTTAAACACGTCCCTAAATTTGATTGGTTAAATGGAGAGACTTTAGATGATAAGTAA
- the nth gene encoding endonuclease III: protein MISKKKALEMIDVIANMFPDAECELKHDNAFELTIAVLLSAQCTDNLVNKVTRSLFKKYKTPQDYLNVDIEELQEDIRSIGLYRNKAKNIQKLCCSLLDKFDGQIPSTHKELESLAGVGRKTANVVMSVAFDEPSLAVDTHVERVSKRLGINRWKDNVTQVEDRLCDIIPKKRWSKSHHQLIFFGRYHCIARKPKCDICPLLDDCREGQKRMKSQLKEA from the coding sequence ATGATAAGTAAGAAAAAAGCACTTGAAATGATAGACGTTATTGCAAATATGTTTCCAGATGCCGAATGCGAGTTAAAACACGATAATGCTTTTGAACTTACTATTGCTGTATTGTTATCTGCTCAATGTACAGATAATTTAGTAAATAAAGTTACACGTTCACTTTTCAAAAAATATAAAACACCCCAAGACTATTTAAATGTTGATATCGAAGAATTACAAGAGGATATTCGTTCCATTGGCTTGTATCGTAATAAAGCTAAAAATATACAAAAGTTATGTTGCTCATTATTAGATAAATTTGACGGACAAATACCAAGCACTCATAAAGAATTAGAAAGTTTAGCTGGCGTAGGGCGCAAAACAGCTAATGTAGTAATGAGTGTCGCCTTTGATGAGCCATCTTTAGCTGTAGATACTCATGTTGAACGTGTTTCAAAAAGATTGGGTATTAATAGATGGAAAGATAATGTTACTCAAGTGGAAGATAGATTGTGTGATATTATTCCTAAAAAAAGATGGAGTAAAAGTCATCACCAACTTATCTTTTTCGGTCGCTATCATTGTATAGCCAGAAAACCAAAATGTGATATATGTCCGTTGCTTGATGATTGTAGAGAAGGGCAAAAGCGTATGAAATCTCAATTAAAGGAAGCTTGA